Proteins encoded within one genomic window of Guyparkeria hydrothermalis:
- the pilV gene encoding type IV pilus modification protein PilV encodes MFLRCFYRGAHESVPGARPAVSDCVVLPRSSFPSRHLLPAQAGVGLIEVLVAVLVLSIGFFGMAKLQSQALASANSAAAHQMGTVASYSMFDSMRIDTEGVARGDYDSVSITVPEDPADCASGGIGHGGALAVRHQQEWCAQLGLLAGPSTTGEIERLSGDQYRIIITFAEHAMADVESRVLSTRARL; translated from the coding sequence ATGTTTCTACGTTGTTTCTATCGCGGCGCCCACGAATCCGTGCCTGGCGCTCGGCCTGCTGTGTCCGACTGCGTCGTCTTGCCGCGATCGTCCTTTCCCTCCCGCCATCTCTTGCCCGCCCAAGCGGGGGTCGGGCTGATCGAGGTGCTGGTCGCCGTCCTCGTTCTGTCGATCGGTTTTTTCGGCATGGCCAAACTGCAGTCGCAAGCGTTGGCCAGCGCCAATAGTGCCGCAGCCCACCAGATGGGTACCGTGGCCAGTTATTCGATGTTCGATTCGATGCGCATCGACACCGAGGGCGTGGCGCGCGGGGATTACGACAGCGTTTCGATCACCGTCCCGGAGGACCCCGCCGATTGCGCATCGGGGGGCATCGGACATGGCGGGGCACTGGCCGTCCGGCATCAGCAGGAATGGTGCGCCCAACTGGGCTTGCTGGCCGGTCCGTCGACGACCGGTGAAATCGAGCGCCTGTCAGGCGACCAATACCGCATCATCATCACCTTTGCCGAACACGCCATGGCGGACGTCGAATCGCGTGTCTTGTCGACGAGGGCGCGGCTGTGA
- a CDS encoding prepilin-type N-terminal cleavage/methylation domain-containing protein, which yields MPVKGFSLVELMIAMVLGLIVLAGVGSVFLANKQSYATNQALARVQDAVRTAHAFVGREVRVAGYGRTCAIEALPIHVIADPAPDLDSFGLDGADGIEALVGAVAGAGERIGSIEVPADSSILTVRHFPAGSDSIAELAGQVNVTNANVQIMHNRPGFEMGDVVMVTDCRQADVFRVTNRPESGNGKTTLAHGNSANTANALSREYGRDAFVFRLDDYRSTTFFVGQNAEGGRSLYQRVNDRSSDELVRGVEDMRLGFHRADVVDDYESEVNGWGPAEWADVDGVRMELVLSDAEGRRGINGQPLSRPLTAVFAVRNRMDP from the coding sequence ATGCCCGTGAAGGGGTTCTCGTTGGTCGAGCTGATGATCGCGATGGTGCTCGGGCTGATTGTCTTGGCCGGCGTGGGCAGCGTCTTTCTCGCCAACAAGCAGAGCTATGCCACCAACCAGGCACTGGCCCGCGTTCAAGATGCAGTGCGGACAGCCCACGCGTTCGTCGGCCGTGAAGTGCGCGTCGCAGGGTACGGGCGGACCTGTGCAATCGAGGCATTGCCCATTCACGTGATCGCGGATCCCGCGCCGGATCTGGACTCTTTCGGCCTCGATGGTGCCGACGGGATCGAGGCTCTGGTCGGGGCGGTTGCCGGCGCCGGCGAGCGAATCGGCAGTATCGAGGTGCCCGCGGACAGTTCTATCTTGACGGTTCGGCACTTTCCCGCCGGCAGCGATTCGATCGCGGAACTCGCCGGCCAGGTCAATGTGACGAATGCCAACGTGCAGATCATGCATAACCGGCCCGGTTTCGAGATGGGCGATGTCGTGATGGTGACGGACTGTCGTCAAGCCGACGTATTCCGGGTCACCAACCGCCCTGAATCGGGCAACGGGAAGACGACATTGGCTCACGGCAACTCCGCCAATACGGCCAATGCCCTGTCACGTGAGTACGGTCGCGACGCGTTCGTTTTTCGCCTTGACGATTACCGCAGCACGACTTTCTTTGTGGGGCAAAACGCCGAGGGCGGGCGTTCCCTGTACCAGCGGGTGAATGACCGTTCTTCGGACGAGCTGGTTCGAGGGGTTGAGGACATGCGCCTGGGTTTTCACCGAGCCGACGTCGTCGATGACTATGAAAGCGAAGTGAACGGCTGGGGACCGGCCGAGTGGGCTGATGTGGACGGGGTTCGGATGGAGCTTGTGCTGTCCGACGCCGAGGGGCGCCGAGGCATCAACGGCCAACCGCTCTCCCGACCCCTTACCGCGGTCTTTGCCGTTCGCAACAGGATGGACCCATGA
- a CDS encoding pilus assembly PilX family protein, producing MALAAALVLLVTVTLLGLAAIRGTSMQEQLAGNSFDRERAFQAAESALRIAEDRVRDEADAMSFDVEGSDCTLPDVDCPDDPTRDTRLADHWTTVPRGSGPRQFPAQSDEVRPQYLVQKVHCPSGSGRATADGRDTSRDQDRSVFHQFSANGQCYRATARGLDPSRSENAARAKVVVQSELRR from the coding sequence GTGGCACTGGCCGCCGCGCTGGTGCTGCTCGTTACGGTCACCCTGCTCGGGTTGGCTGCCATCCGCGGGACCAGCATGCAGGAGCAGCTTGCCGGCAACAGTTTCGACCGGGAGCGGGCCTTTCAGGCCGCGGAGTCCGCACTGCGTATCGCGGAGGACCGGGTGCGAGACGAGGCGGACGCGATGTCGTTCGACGTTGAGGGAAGCGATTGCACCTTGCCCGATGTGGATTGCCCGGATGATCCGACCCGGGATACGCGGCTGGCGGACCATTGGACGACCGTGCCCCGGGGCTCGGGGCCGCGCCAGTTCCCGGCCCAATCGGATGAGGTGCGCCCCCAGTACCTCGTGCAGAAGGTTCATTGCCCATCAGGGTCTGGCAGGGCGACAGCGGACGGGCGTGACACCTCGCGCGATCAAGACCGTTCCGTCTTCCACCAGTTCTCGGCCAACGGCCAATGCTATCGGGCGACGGCACGGGGCCTGGATCCGTCCCGCTCGGAGAATGCGGCCCGCGCGAAGGTGGTGGTCCAAAGCGAACTTCGCCGTTGA